The following nucleotide sequence is from Peribacillus sp. ACCC06369.
AGCACTCGGTGCGTCAACGAGCAGGTCGCTTGCGCTTGCTGTTTTCGGGAATGCGATGGTATCGCGAAGGTTCGTGCGGCCTGCAAGCAGCATGACCATACGGTCCAATCCAAGGGCGATTCCGCCGTGTGGTGGCGTTCCGTATTCGAATGCATCCATTAGGAAGCCGAATTGTGCGTTTGCTTCTTCTTTCGAGAATCCAAGGACTTTGAACATTTTTTCCTGAACGTCGCGTTCGAAAATCCGCAGTGATCCACCGCCAAGTTCGTAGCCGTTCAAGACAAGGTCATACGCTTGTGCTCGGACGCTTGCTGGGTCTGATTCCAGTTTGTCCATGTCTTCACGGAATGGCATTGTGAATGGATGGTGTGCTGCATAGTAGCGTCCTTCTTCTTCGTCGTATTCAAATAATGGCCAGTCCGTCACCCATAGGAAGTTGAATTTGCTTTGATCGATCAAGCCTCTTTCTTTACCAAGCTTGTTACGAAGTGCTCCTAGTGCATCGGCGACTATGCCTTTTTTATCCGCCACGAACAAGATTAGATCGCCCACTTCGGCTTCCAATACGGATACTAATTGCTGTTGATCTTCTGCGAAGAATTTAGCGATTGGCCCTTTTACTCCGTCTTCTTCAACTTTCAGCCATGCAAGGCCTTTTGCACCGTAAATCGCTGCAAATTCAGCCAATCCGTCAATATCTTTACGGGAATAATCCGCATTTCCGTCCTTAACGACGATCGCTTTAACTTGTCCGCCGTTTGCAACAGCGCCGGTGAACACTTTGAAATCACTGTCTTTCACGATTTCCGAAACATCTTTAAGTTCCATTCCGAAACGCGTATCCGGTTTGTCGGAACCGTAACGGCTCATCGCTTCATTGTATGTCATTCTAGGGAATGGGAGTGTTACGTCAAGTCCTTTAACATCCTTCATCACTTTAGCCATCATGTTTTCTGCGGTGTTAATGATATCTTCTTGGCTCATGAAGCTTGTTTCAATATCGATTTGCGTGAATTCAGGCTGTCTGTCAGCACGTAAATCTTCATCACGGAAACAGCGGGCAATTTGATAATAACGTTCGAAACCGGATACCATCAATAGCTGCTTGAAGATTTGCGGTGATTGCGGAAGTGCATAGAACTCACCTTCGTGTACACGGCTTGGCACTAAATAATCTCGTGCTCCTTCAGGTGTACTTTTCGTTAAGATAGGTGTTTCGATATCAAGGAAGCCTTCACCGTCCAAGTAATCACGGATTGCTTTTGTTGCTTGGTTACGCATTTTCAACGTTTCGAACATCGCCGGACGACGCAAGTCCAAATAACGGTATTTCAAACGGATATCTTCTGATACATCCGTTCTTTCATCAATGATGAATGGAGGGGTTTTAGCCTCGTTTAAAATTGTAACGTTTTCTGCTTGAACTTCGATGGTACCTGTTGTTACATTCGGGTTGAAGTTGGCTTCATCACGTTTGATGACTATCCCTTGGATATCAAGGACGTATTCATTACGAATCTTTTCAGCTGTGGCCAATGCGTCTGCCGAAATGTCCGGATTGAAAACGACTTGGACGATTCCGCTTCTGTCACGCAGGTCGATGAAGATTACTCCGCCCAAATCCCGACGTTTTTGTACCCATCCTTTTAATGTTACTTTTTCACCAATAGCTGCTTCTGTCACTTCACCATTGAAGTATGTTCTGCCAAACATGGTATTTCCCCCTTAAGCCTGTAGCTTTTTGAATTGTTCAACGAATGTGGCAAGGTCCATTTGGACTTGTTCACCAGTTTCCATGAACTTTACATTGATTTTATTATTTGCCAATTCATCTTCCCCGAGTGTCGCCACATATCTCGCTTCCAGGCGGTCGGCTGATTTGAATTGCGCTTTCACTTTTCGGTCTTGATAATCTTTTTCGACAGTAAAACCGGCATTCCGCAATTGATGGGCAAGTTTGACATTATAATCCTTGGCTGTTTCACCTAATGAAACAAGATAGCAGTCAATTCCCTTTTTGATCGGAAGCTCGATGTTTTCTGCTTGCAATGCTGCAATCAGGCGTTCAATGCTAAGAGCAAATCCGATACCAGGTGTTTCCGGTCCGCCAAGTTCTTCAGACAGCCCGTTATATCTGCCGCCTCCGCAAAGTGTAGTAATGGCGCCAAAGCCTTCTGCATCACTCATGATTTCAAAAGCGGTATGATTATAGTAATCCAAGCCCCGCACAAGTGTAGGATCTTCGACGAATTCTATTTCCAAATCCGTAAGATGCTGTTTCACTTTTTCGAAAT
It contains:
- the aspS gene encoding aspartate--tRNA ligase produces the protein MFGRTYFNGEVTEAAIGEKVTLKGWVQKRRDLGGVIFIDLRDRSGIVQVVFNPDISADALATAEKIRNEYVLDIQGIVIKRDEANFNPNVTTGTIEVQAENVTILNEAKTPPFIIDERTDVSEDIRLKYRYLDLRRPAMFETLKMRNQATKAIRDYLDGEGFLDIETPILTKSTPEGARDYLVPSRVHEGEFYALPQSPQIFKQLLMVSGFERYYQIARCFRDEDLRADRQPEFTQIDIETSFMSQEDIINTAENMMAKVMKDVKGLDVTLPFPRMTYNEAMSRYGSDKPDTRFGMELKDVSEIVKDSDFKVFTGAVANGGQVKAIVVKDGNADYSRKDIDGLAEFAAIYGAKGLAWLKVEEDGVKGPIAKFFAEDQQQLVSVLEAEVGDLILFVADKKGIVADALGALRNKLGKERGLIDQSKFNFLWVTDWPLFEYDEEEGRYYAAHHPFTMPFREDMDKLESDPASVRAQAYDLVLNGYELGGGSLRIFERDVQEKMFKVLGFSKEEANAQFGFLMDAFEYGTPPHGGIALGLDRMVMLLAGRTNLRDTIAFPKTASASDLLVDAPSAVSDKQLAELNLRLAALKK